DNA from Bacteroidota bacterium:
TTTCTTAAATATACAAAAAAAAGTATTCAATAAGTCAATTTTTGGAACCGCCCTTCTAATATATTAGCAGTTAAAGACTTAGACATTGTTGATAAACACAACAAGGTTTGTCGAATAAATCAACAAAAAAACCGAAGCAACTTTCGTTACCTCGGCTTGATAGAACTAATTTTATGAATAAGAGATTACTTCTTTGGAAGTGAGTGAGCAATTTTTGCCCATGCTTCTTTGAATTTAAATTCTTTGTAAGTTGGACTCTTTTCGTTATGGCAAGTAACGCAATAAGCTTCGATTGCTTTTTCGTCTTTGTATTCTGTCAGACCCGCTTCGATGGCTTTTTTAGCATCTTTCATTATAGCCATTGTTTTATAAGCTGAGCCGGCACCGTGGCACGATTCGCAACTAACACCCTCGGCTTTGTTATATCCTTTATCCAATAATTTTGCATCAGCTTTTGTGGCTGTAACATGGCATTCGAGACATTCTGGACTTTCATTAGCTGCTTTTTTGAGTCCCTTGTCTTTTGCTATTTTTTGTGATGCTTCTGATTCTAAGGTTTTATATGCTTGGGCGTGGCTACTTTTTTCCCAAATCTCCATCATCAAACCCTTTTTTTCGCCTTTATGGCAGGGGGCGCAGGTCTTTGCACCTACAAACTTGTTTTGTGCTAAAACAAAACCACTGACTAAGAACGAAAGAACAATAATTGCGCTGATTACTCTCTTCATAATTTTGATCCTTTTATTTTTATTAGTTTACGTTAAATTGGATTAAATTCACGAATAATATAAAACTATTTTCGCTGAATGTCAACCTGCCTACTCAATTTATCCAATAATCCATCAATCATATTTATTTTCTCCTGTATTACAACATCGGCTCAACAATTTTTCCCATAAATAACAAACTATTAGAATGATTATCCCGGATTACAAAGAAAAACGGACGGTCAACGCGCATAACAAAGCTTTCTCGAATGCTTGTAACTCCGATTTCCACAGATGTTACTGCGGCTGCCTCTGTACCTTCTTCGTTCACATCGACAAAAGTTTTGTGCAAAACATTTGTGATATGTAAATCTCCAACTTTACTGATATTAGTAAAATTGGCACGCCTATAATCAAACGCTATCTCCATTCCCATAGCCCGAAGGACATCGTTCAAAGATTTTTTAAATTCAATTTTATATTTTGGCAAGAAAAGGTCGCCTTCTTTTATTCTAAGATTTTGTATCCAACTATGCCATTTAATCTCAGTTATCTCATTCACAAACTGATCGATATTTTTATTTTCTTTGGGTAAGGCGATAGTCATACTGAATTTATTATCACCGTAAGGCAAATCAATCATCTGTAATTGTTCGTCTTCATAATATTTGAAATCGCCCGATATGTTCATCATCTTACAAGTTTTCTGTGAACCATCAGGCAGTGTGAATTTATTATCTTTAGTTTGATTAGGATCGAATTTATAAGTCCAATTACCTTTAAAATAGATTGCATTAATCAGATACATTACTACTAAATCAGGAATGGGGTCAGGGACTATCGATTTAATTTTACCATTTGTATTCTGATCGACCCATGTGTTGATTATCTGTGCCGCATTCGTTTCACGAAAATCCAAACCAGAAACTAGAGCATTAAAATATTTTTTATTAACATCTATGAAATCTTTTTCAACAGGAAGGTCGTTACGATGCCATATCGAATTAGCGATTTTGAAAATAACATTTGGATCAAGATCGATGAGTAACCCCATCAAGCTTTGATAATTCTGGTTTATTTCATCCGGAGATAGGGTCGAAAAATTGAGTGTGTTTTTTATCGAATCAAAAGTGTTTCCCGACGCACCGTTTAATGTCATTCCAAGTGCATACGAAATACTCAATGGCGAGATAAAAACATTTTTGTTAAGTTCAGTTTTGTTTACTTGATTTAGGATTTTAAAACTAAAGCTGTTCACCGAATTAACAAGTGCAGTTTCCTTCTCGTTCAGTTGGCGTGGTGGTTCATTGCCTTTGTTTTGTGTTAGGGCGTGAGAACAACTAATAATCAGCAAAAACATCAACAATAAATTTAATTTGCCATATATTTTATTCATAGTGCAATCTCCTTTCCGTGAAGCGGATTGTTATATTTTCTTTATGAAAATTAAACAACTTGTGTATGAAAATCAATATTTATTTTCATAACGTAAAAGTTTGGCAACTGAAATATTGTATTCTTTTTCTGTTTGAAGATAGTCGTCGATTATTTTGTAGGAATACGATTTCTCTAGTAAATATTCAACAAATGATATCTGCCCGACCTCAAGCAACTGGTTTATTACTTCTCGATTGTTTGAAGTTTTTAAAATGTTTTCAGTATCATCCAACACCTGCTTCAAGACAAGAGCCCTGTTGTATAATTTCCCGAGTTCAGTTTCTGATTTAATTTTATACGCTTCCAAACTGCTTGCGCTGTATATTGTATTTAGTTTTTGATGTTGAATAGTATTTGTCCCTTCCCACAACGGAATTGTAATTCCTAAATGAAATCCTTGTAAACTCTGATGCAATACTTTTTCTGAACGATAACCGAACTCGAACTTCGGTAACCAATTCGCCTTTACTTCTTTGAGTTGCAGTTTATTTATTAAAACATCACTTTCAAAGAATCTTAATAAAGGATTGCTTTGTTTGAATGTTTTTGAAACTGTATCATAAGTAGGTAATTCTTTGGGAGACGGATATGATGTTTCGGTAAAATCAAAGTCCTCTCCACCGGTTAATTCTTTTAATTCCTGTAGAATATTATTTCTTTCTGTTTCATTAAACCGAAGCTCGTTTTGAGCAAACAATAAATTCAATTTTGCCTTATTCAGGTCAACAACGCTCACATCGCCGCTGTTAAATTTTTGTTGGTATAATTGAAAATATTTTTCAGCATTATGTAATCGTTGAGTTAACTCGATTGCACGTTTGTTCAGATAGATATGCTCATAACAAACAAGTTTAGCTTGGAGCAGAATATCGTTCGTGAAATATTTTTGTTCGTACCCGGTTTTTGCACTTTGTTGATTTGCTATTTGTTTTTTGTAATAATAAACCATAGGAAAATCGAACGATTGTGTAATGTTAAATTCAATCTGATTACCTATGTCTTTCGGGCTCCCCCACAGATAGTTGTATTCAACTTCAGGATTTTTCGGATATAATCCCGTGCGATACGAAAGTTTTTTTGCATCACTAAAATGTTGATTTGCAATAATTGCTTTATTATTTTTTGAAACCGATTTTAATAAACTATCGGTTTGGTTTTGTGCAAACAAAACAAAAGTTACACAAAGATTGATCGTTAAAAAAAATAGCAGTTTCATAATAATTTCTTTCGATTAATGAGAAAATAAATTACCGGCACAACGTAAATATTCATTAACGTTGAACTCAACAACCCGCCCAAAATAACAACAGCCATCGGACTTTGAATTTCGTTTCCGGGTTTATCGCCTGCAATAACTAACGGAACCAACGCAAGCGCTGCAGTTAAGGCGGTCATTAATATCGGGTTTAATCGTTCAAGCGAACCTTCCATAACAATCTCATATAAATTCTTGCCGGCTTGTTTCAAGTGTTCATATCGCGAGACTAATAAAATTCCGTTTCGAGTCGCAATGCCAAACAGGGTAATAAATCCGATTATGGCGGGAATGTTTAAAATTCCTGAAGTAAAAAAGACAGTCAACACACCGCCAATCAAAGCTAATGGTAAATTTAGTAAAATAACTCCGGCAACAACTGAATTTTTAAATTCGTGATACAGAAGAAAAAAGATAATGAAAATTGCAAGGATTGAAGTAATTAGTAAAATAGTTGTAGCACGCTGTTCGCTTTCGAACTGACCACCGTATTCGATACGATAATTTTCCGGCATCGTAATATTATTGCTGATAGTATTTTGAACATCTTCTACCACACTTCTTAAATCGCGACCAGATACGTTCGCAGATACTACTACTTTTCGCTGAACATTTTCTTTGTTGATCGTATTCGGTCCGACTGATGAAACAACATCAGCAACAAAAGATAGCGGTATTTTACCATTCGGTGAATCGATGAGTGAATTTTTGACCGCAGTTATGTTGTTTCGATGCTCGTCGTTGTATCGCAATACTAAGTCGTAGCTTTGAGAACCTTCATACACATCGGCAACTTTTTCGCCCGCAAATGCGACATCAATAAATTCTGTAAATTCCGAAATCGTGATACCATAAAATGCCAACATATCGCGCTTGGCTTTTATCTGCAACTGTGGAATTTTTACCTGCGGCTCTACATTTAAGTCCACCAATCCTTCTATATTCTCGATACTTTTTTTAATCTGGTTTGCGATATTAAACATCTTATCTAAATCAGCGCCGAATATTTTGATGGCGAGGTTGGCGCGGGTTCCCGAAAGCATGTGGTCAATCCTGTGCCCGAGTGGTTGTCCGATGGTTGTGTTAATCCCACGGATTGCTGCAAGTTTTGTTCGCATTTCTTCAAGCAGCTCATTTTTTGAACGATCTTTGAGAACGAACGGAACATCAATTTCCGATGAATAAGTGCCCTGTGCATGTTCATCCATTTCGGCGCGTCCGGTTCTGCGTGCCACATCTTGTACTTCCGGTATCGAAAGCAAAGCTCTATCAACTTGTGATACTATTTCATTTGAAACATCAAGCGAAATTCCGGGTTTGCTCACTGCGCTAATTAAAAACGAACCCTCGTTAAACTCCGGCAGGAAACTTCGCCCGAGTGTAAAAAATATTACCAACGAAACAGCTAACATAACTGCCGCGCTGTTTAGTAATACTTTTTTCCGCTGCATTATTTTGGTTAAACTTTTCTTATATGCAGCATTTAATCTTCCTGATAGCCAACTCTGGTTTTGCTGACGTAAAAGATGTTTCTCGTCGGTTAACAAATAACTGCACAAAACCGGAGTAAGTGTAATAGCAACAATAAGGGATGCAAAAAGAGAAACTATAAACGAAATACCTAATGGCTGAAGCAGTTTGCCTTCCATTCCACTTAAAAAGAAAAGAGGTATGAATGCCACGATTATAATAAAAGTCGCATTCATGATTGAAGCTCTGATTTCTATCGATGCTTTATATATTAGTGTTAATGTGTTTTCTTTTTCGTTGTCGGGCTTTCGGGCATTCTCTTTTAAATATTTTAGAACGTTGTAAACATCTATAATGGCGTCGTCAACCAATGCACCGATTGCGATAGCCATTCCGCCAAGCGACATTGTGTTTATGTTTAAACCTAAAAATTTTAGTGTGATGATAGCAACCAACAGCGAAAGTGGCATTGCAATTAACGTTATTGCGGTTGTGCGAAAGTTCATCAGAAATAAAAACAAAATAATGGAAACAAAAATACCCCCTTCAAGCAATACTTTTTGAACATTCCTCACCGAAGTGTTTATGAAATCGGCTTGCTTGTAAATTTCTGTATTTATTTTTACTGAAACGGGTAATGTTTTTTGAATATCAGCTATTGTATCATCAAGTTTTTTAGTAACCTCAACCGTGTTGATATTTGGTTGTTTCAGAATTGTTATGATAACAGCCGGTTTCCCGTTTAAGAATCCTGCACCAATTTTCGGAGCCGAGCCGATTTTAACTTCAGCAATTTCTGAAATCCTGATGGGCTTATTGTTTTTAAGTTTTACAACCGAATTTGCAATTTCATCAACATCCGTTGTCCTTCCTATGCCGGTTATTATATATTCG
Protein-coding regions in this window:
- a CDS encoding cytochrome c family protein, translating into MKRVISAIIVLSFLVSGFVLAQNKFVGAKTCAPCHKGEKKGLMMEIWEKSSHAQAYKTLESEASQKIAKDKGLKKAANESPECLECHVTATKADAKLLDKGYNKAEGVSCESCHGAGSAYKTMAIMKDAKKAIEAGLTEYKDEKAIEAYCVTCHNEKSPTYKEFKFKEAWAKIAHSLPKK
- a CDS encoding serpin family protein produces the protein MNKIYGKLNLLLMFLLIISCSHALTQNKGNEPPRQLNEKETALVNSVNSFSFKILNQVNKTELNKNVFISPLSISYALGMTLNGASGNTFDSIKNTLNFSTLSPDEINQNYQSLMGLLIDLDPNVIFKIANSIWHRNDLPVEKDFIDVNKKYFNALVSGLDFRETNAAQIINTWVDQNTNGKIKSIVPDPIPDLVVMYLINAIYFKGNWTYKFDPNQTKDNKFTLPDGSQKTCKMMNISGDFKYYEDEQLQMIDLPYGDNKFSMTIALPKENKNIDQFVNEITEIKWHSWIQNLRIKEGDLFLPKYKIEFKKSLNDVLRAMGMEIAFDYRRANFTNISKVGDLHITNVLHKTFVDVNEEGTEAAAVTSVEIGVTSIRESFVMRVDRPFFFVIRDNHSNSLLFMGKIVEPML
- a CDS encoding TolC family protein, which translates into the protein MKLLFFLTINLCVTFVLFAQNQTDSLLKSVSKNNKAIIANQHFSDAKKLSYRTGLYPKNPEVEYNYLWGSPKDIGNQIEFNITQSFDFPMVYYYKKQIANQQSAKTGYEQKYFTNDILLQAKLVCYEHIYLNKRAIELTQRLHNAEKYFQLYQQKFNSGDVSVVDLNKAKLNLLFAQNELRFNETERNNILQELKELTGGEDFDFTETSYPSPKELPTYDTVSKTFKQSNPLLRFFESDVLINKLQLKEVKANWLPKFEFGYRSEKVLHQSLQGFHLGITIPLWEGTNTIQHQKLNTIYSASSLEAYKIKSETELGKLYNRALVLKQVLDDTENILKTSNNREVINQLLEVGQISFVEYLLEKSYSYKIIDDYLQTEKEYNISVAKLLRYENKY
- a CDS encoding efflux RND transporter permease subunit, whose amino-acid sequence is MNTIIKFALNNRLLIVVLAVLVLISGSYIAVKMEIDVLPDLTSPTVVVLTECHGMAPEEVERLVTFQIETAVNGATNVRRVRSSSSAGFSVVWVEFEWGMDVFLARQIVNEKIASVTGKLPEGVSTPMLAPQSSIMGEIMTVAVSSDSVSPMDLRVISDWQIKPRLLSIAGVANVNVTGGDYKQYQILANPVKMKYFNVSLTELLNASKGTNQNSAGGFLNEYGNEYIITGIGRTTDVDEIANSVVKLKNNKPIRISEIAEVKIGSAPKIGAGFLNGKPAVIITILKQPNINTVEVTKKLDDTIADIQKTLPVSVKINTEIYKQADFINTSVRNVQKVLLEGGIFVSIILFLFLMNFRTTAITLIAMPLSLLVAIITLKFLGLNINTMSLGGMAIAIGALVDDAIIDVYNVLKYLKENARKPDNEKENTLTLIYKASIEIRASIMNATFIIIVAFIPLFFLSGMEGKLLQPLGISFIVSLFASLIVAITLTPVLCSYLLTDEKHLLRQQNQSWLSGRLNAAYKKSLTKIMQRKKVLLNSAAVMLAVSLVIFFTLGRSFLPEFNEGSFLISAVSKPGISLDVSNEIVSQVDRALLSIPEVQDVARRTGRAEMDEHAQGTYSSEIDVPFVLKDRSKNELLEEMRTKLAAIRGINTTIGQPLGHRIDHMLSGTRANLAIKIFGADLDKMFNIANQIKKSIENIEGLVDLNVEPQVKIPQLQIKAKRDMLAFYGITISEFTEFIDVAFAGEKVADVYEGSQSYDLVLRYNDEHRNNITAVKNSLIDSPNGKIPLSFVADVVSSVGPNTINKENVQRKVVVSANVSGRDLRSVVEDVQNTISNNITMPENYRIEYGGQFESEQRATTILLITSILAIFIIFFLLYHEFKNSVVAGVILLNLPLALIGGVLTVFFTSGILNIPAIIGFITLFGIATRNGILLVSRYEHLKQAGKNLYEIVMEGSLERLNPILMTALTAALALVPLVIAGDKPGNEIQSPMAVVILGGLLSSTLMNIYVVPVIYFLINRKKLL